Below is a genomic region from Cytophagales bacterium.
GGGCAATGAACTCCATAATATTTCGAGATCCGGAACATTAAATGAATATGTCCCGTTTATTAATTCAATAGGCGTAACGGTACACCCCGGTGGTAATTTTTGTTGTAATTGTGCAACACCTCCGATAGTGCCTTTGTTTATGGTTATTTCTACTATATACCCTTCAACCGGTTGATCAGAGTAGCGTATCTTTTGTAAAGCAGATACTTCATCACTATATGCCTTAAAACAGACTAAACTCACTAAGCTTAAAAGCAAAATTATATTCTTCATCGTAATAAGTGTTTATGGCTATCCATACGTAATTAACCCGATTAATATTTTCCTGCTGAAAGCAGTTTTATTTGTAAACATTTCTACTACTGCACGGATTGACAATCCGTTTTACAGGCAAATTTAAACTAAATTTATAAAATTGTCAAGAAAGTAAAATAGTTTGACAAACTTAAAAAAAATATGTAGAACTTTGTGATTTAAGGTTATGATCAATAAACTTTCATTTGAATATAATGGGAAAAAATTCCATTTTGACCCAAAAAAACCCATTGACGTCTCAATTCCATTAAGAGAAGGAGACAATAATGTCAATTCTTTCCGGGCAGAACCGGTATTATTTGAGACTATAAGGTCTGGGGGTTTTACCGGGAGTGTCAAAGAAGGCGGATCATGTAATTATAAAAAAGTACAAATTACGCCTCACGGAAACGGTACGCACACCGAATGTTATGGACATATTTCACCTGATGAAAGCGCTACTATTAATAATTGTTTAAAGGAGTTTATCTTCTTCGCAGAATTAATATCCATAGCTCCTCAAAAGCAAGATAATGGTGATAGAATAATAACTTTTGAAGATTTTAAAGCGAAAAAGGATGATAAACACCCTGAGGCATTGATCATCAGGACATTGCCTAATTTTGAAGCAAAGAAGATCTGCCAATACTCTGGCACCAATCCGCCATACCTCGACCCGGAGATCTGCCGATACTTATGCTCTATATATGTAAAGCATTTGTTAATTGACCTGCCATCTGTTGATAAAGAAGATGATGGAGGCATACTAAAAGCACATCACGAGTTCTGGCAGTTTGCATCCCCTGTAAATGCAGGGCAGGCAGGTGTGCCCTCTTCCCGCCTCTTCTTAAAAGGGGGTAAACCTGATACCACAAGAAAAGATTGTACGATCACAGAATTGATCTACGTAGCGGATAACATTCCAGATGGCCAATATTTATTAAATCTACAAATAACCAGTATGGAATCAGATGCAAGTCCCTCTAAACCTATACTCTATAAATTAGGCATTTAAAAAGAATCACTCAATGATTATCTTCTTATTTATTGCTTTTATGTTCGGGATAATTACCTGCAAATAATAAATACCTCTTGAATGATCTTTTAATTTAATTTCTTTCCTGAAAGTACCCGATAATTGTTTGATATTTTCATTGTAAATCAGTTTGCCACTGGCATTAAAAAGCGCTACCTCCACATTCTGAACATTGGGCAAATTCAACTCTATGACGAACGCCCCCGCATTGGGATTTGGATATACCTTTAATTGGTATTTGCTGAATAAGGATTGATCAATGCCAGTAAGAATAACCGTTACCGAATCGCAAATAGTAGAGTCTTTTCCACAAACACTGGTTACTGTCAGGCAAACGTAATAAGCACTATCAACCAAAGAATAGATATTCAGTGGACTTGCAATGTTATCGGTATTCCCATCCCCAAAATTCCAGAACCAGCTTACAGCATTTGAAGAAGAATCAAAAAAACTGACAGTTGAGAATGTAACATTATAACCGAATTTTGCAACAGGAACAGGACAAGAGATCGTTACGGAATCGCAAAAAACAGAATCTTTGCCGCAAACATTGGTTGCTGTCAAACAAACATAATACGAACTATCAGCGGGAGGATAGGTATGCGGGGGACTGGCAACAGTAGTATCGGTGCCGTCACCAAAATTCCAGAACCAGCTTACAGCATTCATCGAAGAATCTGCAAAATTAACCGTTAAGCCCGAATCAACATAGCTAAATTTTGCAACCGGAGCAGGGCATATAATGGTTATTGAATCACAGATAGTAGAATCTTTACCGCAGGCATTGGTTACTGTAAGGCAAGCAACGTAAACACTATCAGCAAAAGCGTAGGTGTGTTGGGTACCGGCTGAGGTATCGGTATTGCCGTCTCCAAATTCCCAGTAATAGCTTACAGCGTTTTGGGAGGAATCGGCAAAATTGACTGTAAATACTGAATCCATATAGGAAAATTTAGCAACCGGAGCAGGGCAGCCAAGCTGTACCGTCTGACAGATCGTATCAACGTCACAAGGGTTTGTACCAATCAAACAAACTGTATAAGTACTATCTGCAACAGGATAGGTATGCTGTGGATTAGCCACTGAATCTGTGTTCCCGTCTCCAAAATCCCAATAGTATGTACCAGCATTTACAGATGAATCTGTAAAGCTAACCGTAAAAGTAGTATCAATTGTATAGCCAAAATTAACAACCGGAGGATAATCACAGCCTAATTTGGCTACGAAAATATCAAAGTTTGATGCGATAAGCGTGTCGTTACCAAACAGTTGAGTGCCCCCGAAATAACCGGCAATATAGCTATTACCATACTTGTCAATACTAATTCCATTTCCTCTATCGTCAACACCTGTACCGCTTACGTGTTTAGCCCATAATATATTGCCTGCCAGATCATATTTTACTACAAATATATCACGGGAAACCGTAGAGACAAGCGTGTCGGAACCAAAAATTGCTGTGCCTGAAAAATAACCTGTTAGATAAATAGATAAGGAATCATCACTGACTATGGATTGTCCACTTTCAAGAGAGGAACTACTCCCATTGCTTTTTACCCATAAAAGATTACCGGCAGCATCGTATTTTGCTATGAATATATCATCTGCACCGGCAGAGATCAATGTATCAGAGCCGTTACCAAAGATAGCTGTATCCGTGAAAAAACCGGTAAGGTAAGCATTACCAAAGCCATCTGTACTAATTGCGTTTGCCCGATCAGCCAGGCTTCCGCCAGCCGATTTTGCCCATAGAAAAGTACCTGATGAATCATATTTTGCAATAAACGTATCCCAATTTCCTGCACTCACAAGTGTATCAGTGATACCAAAGATAGCTGTGCTTTGAAAAATACCTGAAAGGTAAATATTGCCGAAAGGGTCAATAGCTACTCCTGTACCACGGTCGTTTCCTGTTGACCCTGCCTGCTTTACCCATACCAGGTTACCAAACGAATCATATTTTGCCAAAAATATATCTTTTAGATCAGAACTTGTCAATGTGTCGGTGCTGCTAAAT
It encodes:
- a CDS encoding T9SS type A sorting domain-containing protein, which codes for MKKIIFTIVLFSIFNSSFAQTWKWSKKVGGTLADHGYGISIDTAANIYITGDFADTLFIGVDTIVSAGNSDIFIAKYDPTGFVQWAKSAGGTGADRALGIITDDLGNAYITGNFRDTTIFGTDTLISNGVNVNDIFIAKYNSAGNLLWAKMAGGTGNDVSWGIDQDDLGYVYITGHFTGVCTFSSTDTLTSSDLKDIFLAKYDSFGNLVWVKQAGSTGNDRGTGVAIDPFGNIYLSGIFQSTAIFGITDTLVSAGNWDTFIAKYDSSGTFLWAKSAGGSLADRANAISTDGFGNAYLTGFFTDTAIFGNGSDTLISAGADDIFIAKYDAAGNLLWVKSNGSSSSLESGQSIVSDDSLSIYLTGYFSGTAIFGSDTLVSTVSRDIFVVKYDLAGNILWAKHVSGTGVDDRGNGISIDKYGNSYIAGYFGGTQLFGNDTLIASNFDIFVAKLGCDYPPVVNFGYTIDTTFTVSFTDSSVNAGTYYWDFGDGNTDSVANPQHTYPVADSTYTVCLIGTNPCDVDTICQTVQLGCPAPVAKFSYMDSVFTVNFADSSQNAVSYYWEFGDGNTDTSAGTQHTYAFADSVYVACLTVTNACGKDSTICDSITIICPAPVAKFSYVDSGLTVNFADSSMNAVSWFWNFGDGTDTTVASPPHTYPPADSSYYVCLTATNVCGKDSVFCDSVTISCPVPVAKFGYNVTFSTVSFFDSSSNAVSWFWNFGDGNTDNIASPLNIYSLVDSAYYVCLTVTSVCGKDSTICDSVTVILTGIDQSLFSKYQLKVYPNPNAGAFVIELNLPNVQNVEVALFNASGKLIYNENIKQLSGTFRKEIKLKDHSRGIYYLQVIIPNIKAINKKIIIE
- a CDS encoding cyclase family protein, translating into MINKLSFEYNGKKFHFDPKKPIDVSIPLREGDNNVNSFRAEPVLFETIRSGGFTGSVKEGGSCNYKKVQITPHGNGTHTECYGHISPDESATINNCLKEFIFFAELISIAPQKQDNGDRIITFEDFKAKKDDKHPEALIIRTLPNFEAKKICQYSGTNPPYLDPEICRYLCSIYVKHLLIDLPSVDKEDDGGILKAHHEFWQFASPVNAGQAGVPSSRLFLKGGKPDTTRKDCTITELIYVADNIPDGQYLLNLQITSMESDASPSKPILYKLGI